In one Aggregicoccus sp. 17bor-14 genomic region, the following are encoded:
- a CDS encoding DUF2007 domain-containing protein has product MKYCVQCGSEYQDGATECADCRGRPLVDAQTMRATGRAIPGERDTRTFVRAGTAEDPLTAERYVEVLEAAGLSPFARARRAGSVDSLTTGVVMPWWELLVPEAELARAVELLREERARFEATADEASLAAEEEEREGERGLDAQAAAPL; this is encoded by the coding sequence ATGAAGTACTGCGTGCAGTGCGGGTCGGAGTACCAGGATGGAGCCACGGAGTGCGCGGACTGCCGCGGAAGGCCGCTGGTGGATGCGCAGACCATGCGCGCCACCGGCCGGGCCATCCCGGGCGAGCGCGACACGCGCACCTTCGTGCGCGCGGGCACCGCCGAGGACCCCCTCACCGCGGAGCGCTACGTCGAGGTGCTCGAGGCGGCAGGCCTCAGCCCCTTCGCCCGCGCGCGCCGCGCCGGCAGCGTGGACAGCCTCACCACCGGCGTGGTGATGCCGTGGTGGGAGCTGCTCGTGCCCGAGGCGGAGCTGGCGCGCGCCGTGGAGCTGCTGCGCGAGGAGCGCGCGCGCTTCGAGGCCACCGCGGACGAGGCCTCGCTCGCGGCCGAGGAGGAGGAGCGCGAGGGTGAGCGCGGCCTGGACGCGCAGGCCGCGGCGCCCCTCTAG
- a CDS encoding N-acetylmuramoyl-L-alanine amidase-like domain-containing protein, giving the protein MSPAAALLLSMLATGSMQAAASAPRAAPASAARGAAAARVALAEPRGAALPTQAPATGVLPLPAPSTAQRWASLAPEERAQLPERESGLPLRERLLRNSERFLDTPYLLSPLGEGEGVDPDPTFRLDAVDCLTFVEETIALSLARSQAEVPALLERLRYASEPRYEDRNHLMEAQWLPNNLRKGFLESATRRYGGADVVREVKVLSDLTWSSRTSAALGLPRARQPRGSFALDVIPLAQVMAHARELPSGTLLVVVREDKPLMPTRVTHLGFVVQKKRRTYLRHAARNGYGHVVDEDLATFLTRNSKYTRWRVTGVSLYEVRVPSDAASPSQTAVRAAP; this is encoded by the coding sequence GTGAGCCCGGCTGCAGCGCTGCTGCTCTCGATGCTCGCGACGGGCTCCATGCAGGCTGCGGCGAGCGCACCCCGCGCCGCACCCGCGTCGGCAGCGCGCGGGGCTGCGGCGGCTCGCGTTGCGCTCGCCGAACCGCGGGGCGCCGCGCTTCCCACCCAGGCCCCCGCGACGGGCGTGCTGCCGCTGCCCGCGCCCAGTACCGCGCAGCGCTGGGCCTCGCTCGCGCCTGAGGAGCGCGCGCAGCTGCCCGAGCGCGAGAGCGGCCTGCCCCTGCGCGAGCGCCTCCTGCGCAACAGCGAGCGCTTCCTGGACACGCCCTACCTGCTCTCGCCGCTCGGTGAGGGGGAGGGCGTGGACCCGGACCCCACCTTCCGCCTGGACGCGGTGGACTGCCTCACCTTCGTGGAGGAGACGATCGCGCTGAGCCTCGCGCGCTCGCAGGCGGAGGTCCCCGCGCTGCTCGAGCGGCTGCGCTACGCGAGCGAGCCGCGCTACGAGGATCGCAACCACCTGATGGAAGCGCAGTGGCTGCCGAACAACCTGCGCAAGGGCTTCCTCGAGAGCGCCACCCGGCGCTACGGCGGCGCGGACGTGGTGCGCGAGGTGAAGGTGCTCTCGGATCTGACCTGGAGCTCGCGCACCAGCGCCGCGCTGGGGCTGCCGCGCGCGCGCCAGCCGCGCGGCAGCTTCGCCCTGGACGTGATCCCGCTCGCGCAGGTGATGGCGCACGCGCGCGAGCTGCCCTCGGGCACGCTGCTCGTCGTGGTGCGCGAGGACAAGCCGCTGATGCCCACGCGCGTGACGCACCTGGGCTTCGTGGTGCAGAAGAAGCGGCGCACCTACCTGCGCCACGCCGCGCGCAACGGCTACGGCCACGTGGTGGACGAGGACCTGGCGACCTTCCTCACCCGCAACAGCAAGTACACGCGCTGGCGGGTGACGGGGGTGAGCCTCTACGAGGTGCGCGTCCCCTCGGACGCGGCCTCGCCCTCGCAGACGGCGGTGCGCGCCGCGCCCTGA
- a CDS encoding HEAT repeat domain-containing protein: MSALVLALLFAAQPAPAAAPATRQAEADAQVDRVLAGEGVGAAVSRLQFLGMQGYAAGRLADAASAPSERTRRDVAYALSLLAAPEGERALVRLARDPDGAVRMSAAQGLGRLGRPHPEALLPLLADPTSGVRREAARALGALNDPRAGAALSAAARAEPDLDARAAMLVAVGQASDARQASSLRPFLLSSSESTRLAAARGLVLLGDRAGRDYAKALLGSQDRFVRRQGVSLFEGVPAARARPLLHPLLEDADRGLAAATARVLYQGGERAMLDWLVLASWNEKSSSARLAIERELEPLHLSDEARRAALRRAGVAP, encoded by the coding sequence TTGTCCGCACTCGTGCTCGCGCTGCTCTTCGCGGCGCAGCCGGCCCCCGCGGCCGCGCCGGCCACGCGCCAAGCGGAGGCCGACGCACAGGTGGACCGCGTGCTCGCCGGCGAGGGGGTGGGCGCGGCGGTGAGCCGGCTGCAGTTCCTGGGGATGCAGGGCTACGCCGCAGGCAGGCTCGCGGACGCGGCGAGCGCCCCGAGCGAGCGCACCCGGCGCGACGTGGCCTACGCGCTCTCGCTGCTCGCGGCGCCCGAGGGCGAGCGCGCGCTGGTGCGGCTCGCGCGCGACCCGGACGGCGCCGTGAGGATGAGCGCCGCGCAGGGTCTGGGCCGCCTGGGGCGCCCGCACCCCGAGGCGCTGCTGCCCCTGCTCGCGGACCCCACCAGCGGCGTGCGCCGCGAGGCCGCGCGCGCGCTGGGCGCCCTGAACGATCCGCGCGCCGGCGCCGCGCTCTCGGCCGCGGCGCGCGCCGAGCCGGACCTGGACGCCCGCGCCGCGATGCTCGTCGCCGTGGGCCAGGCCTCCGATGCGCGCCAGGCGTCCTCGCTGCGGCCCTTCCTGCTGAGCAGCTCCGAGAGCACGCGGCTCGCCGCGGCGCGCGGGCTGGTGCTGCTCGGGGACCGCGCGGGGCGGGACTACGCGAAGGCGCTGCTCGGCTCGCAGGACCGCTTCGTGCGCCGGCAGGGCGTCTCGCTCTTCGAGGGGGTGCCCGCGGCGCGCGCGCGCCCGCTGCTGCACCCGCTGCTCGAGGATGCGGACCGGGGGCTCGCGGCGGCGACGGCGCGCGTGCTCTACCAGGGCGGCGAGCGCGCGATGCTGGACTGGCTGGTGCTCGCCTCGTGGAACGAGAAGTCCTCCTCCGCGCGGCTCGCCATCGAGCGCGAGCTGGAGCCGCTGCACCTGAGCGACGAGGCGCGCCGCGCGGCGCTGCGCCGCGCCGGGGTGGCGCCGTGA
- a CDS encoding DUF4398 domain-containing protein, which translates to MPMKPVWVGLSAAAALLAGCGPVQSTAYLLDADVQIQAARTANAERYAPYEWTAANLYLRKAREEVGYSDFQAGVDFAEKASKFANEAREKSLAAASAETPSTPPAP; encoded by the coding sequence ATGCCGATGAAGCCTGTGTGGGTGGGACTCTCCGCCGCCGCCGCGCTGCTCGCGGGCTGCGGTCCCGTGCAGTCCACCGCGTACCTGCTGGACGCAGACGTGCAGATCCAGGCGGCGCGCACCGCGAACGCCGAGCGCTACGCCCCCTACGAGTGGACGGCGGCCAACCTCTACCTGCGCAAGGCGCGCGAGGAGGTGGGCTACTCGGACTTCCAGGCCGGCGTGGACTTCGCGGAGAAGGCCAGCAAGTTCGCGAACGAGGCGCGCGAGAAGTCGCTCGCGGCGGCCAGCGCGGAGACCCCGTCCACCCCTCCCGCACCGTGA
- a CDS encoding OmpA family protein, with product MTRRLPSALLLLLPLLAGPACVSGSKIRADAEVIQADTERARRAGALRCAPVELATAEANLEFARGELSQGSSHRASQHIRTADQAVKKALAAAKTCAPAPVPASVQPGNAQSSQPQQVVKIQETDSDGDGVPDKDDPCPSQAEDRDGFEDADGCPEPDNDKDGVLDGNDRCPLTAGPASNGGCPEEAPKDRDGDGVPDPADKCPDQAEDKDGFQDEDGCPELDNDQDGIVDSADKCPDVSGPMQNLGCPIVDKDGDGVLDAQDKCPSEPEDKDGFQDEDGCPDLDNDGDGSPDTADKCPLQAGPLENFGCPDQDKDGDGIPDRVDACPELPGVAEEHGCARKYKMVEIKRDRIEIKKQINFASGSARILGKTSFAILDDVAQALKDAPFIKKVRIEGHTDSNGSDAANLRLSQNRADAVMSELLRRGIDPGRMEAVGFGETKPLSSNATARGRAENRRTEFNIVEQ from the coding sequence ATGACGCGACGCCTTCCCTCTGCCCTCCTGCTGCTCCTCCCGCTGCTCGCCGGACCTGCCTGCGTGAGCGGCAGCAAGATCCGCGCGGACGCCGAGGTCATCCAGGCGGACACCGAGCGCGCCCGGCGCGCGGGCGCCCTGCGCTGCGCCCCCGTGGAGCTCGCCACCGCCGAGGCCAACCTCGAGTTCGCCCGCGGCGAGCTGAGCCAGGGCTCGAGCCACCGCGCCTCGCAGCACATCCGCACCGCGGACCAGGCCGTGAAGAAGGCGCTCGCGGCGGCCAAGACCTGTGCGCCCGCGCCCGTGCCCGCCTCCGTGCAGCCGGGCAACGCGCAGTCCTCCCAGCCGCAGCAGGTGGTGAAGATCCAGGAGACGGACTCGGACGGCGACGGCGTGCCCGACAAGGACGACCCCTGCCCCAGCCAGGCCGAGGACCGCGACGGCTTCGAGGACGCGGACGGCTGCCCCGAGCCGGACAACGACAAGGACGGCGTGCTGGACGGCAACGACCGCTGCCCGCTCACCGCGGGCCCCGCCTCCAACGGCGGCTGCCCCGAGGAGGCCCCCAAGGACCGCGACGGCGACGGCGTCCCCGACCCCGCCGACAAGTGCCCCGACCAGGCCGAGGACAAGGACGGCTTCCAGGACGAGGACGGCTGCCCCGAGCTGGACAACGACCAGGACGGCATCGTCGACAGCGCGGACAAGTGCCCGGACGTCTCCGGCCCCATGCAGAACCTGGGCTGCCCCATCGTCGACAAGGACGGCGACGGCGTGCTGGACGCGCAGGACAAGTGCCCCTCCGAGCCCGAGGACAAGGACGGCTTCCAGGACGAGGACGGCTGCCCGGACCTCGACAACGACGGGGACGGCAGCCCGGACACCGCGGACAAGTGCCCGCTGCAGGCCGGCCCGCTCGAGAACTTCGGCTGCCCGGATCAGGACAAGGACGGCGACGGCATCCCCGACCGCGTGGACGCCTGCCCCGAGCTGCCGGGCGTGGCCGAGGAGCACGGGTGCGCGCGCAAGTACAAGATGGTCGAGATCAAGCGCGACCGCATCGAGATCAAGAAGCAGATCAACTTCGCCTCGGGCTCCGCGCGCATCCTCGGCAAGACCAGCTTCGCCATCCTCGACGACGTGGCGCAGGCGCTGAAGGACGCGCCCTTCATCAAGAAGGTGCGCATCGAGGGCCACACCGACTCCAACGGCTCGGACGCGGCGAACCTGCGCCTGTCGCAGAACCGCGCGGACGCGGTGATGTCCGAGCTGCTGCGCCGGGGCATCGACCCGGGCCGCATGGAGGCGGTGGGCTTCGGCGAGACGAAGCCGCTGTCCTCCAACGCCACGGCGCGCGGCCGCGCGGAGAACCGCCGCACCGAGTTCAACATCGTCGAGCAGTAG